ACTGGTGTTCTCAAATTGCTGCTATGAATCAAGGTTATTTTATACTTTCTCAGAGCTCCTACAGCAGACATCAGTTTTTATTAAGGGTAAAAACGTCACTAAATAGTTTTATTCCAGGTTAAACTCTCATGCTCTGTTAAACCATTAAAGCAGTCGCACCGTTCTTGACTTCATCTTTGTTGACCTGTAGGTAATGCAAGTCCCTTTGCCATCCGCTCCACCTGTTACTGTGTTCCCTGTGAAGGACAGACTGCCCTGCTCAGCCGCTTGCCGATGGGAGCCCTCGTCACTCCTCTGGCAAAACAAAATGCTGGAGAGGTTTGTGGTTAAACGTACAGAGACTCTGAATATGCAAAAAGCTGTGCATGCATTTGGTTTTTTTGTAGTTGATTTTCATGATgtgagggcggcacggtggtgcggtgggtagcactgtcgcctcacagcaagaagttcgattcccagaggcggccctggtgcctttctgtgtggagtttgaacgttctccccgtgtttgcgtgggttctctccgggttctccggcttcctcccacagtccaaagacgtgcattaggttgattggcttctctccattgcctgtaggtgtgagtgtgtgtgtgaatggttgtctgtctatgtgttgccctgcgatggactggcgacccgtccagggtgtaccctggctccagcacccccgtgaccccgcactagggagtaagcggttaagaaaatggatggatggattttcaTGATGTATAAATATGATTGAATCTATTTGTTTCTTTAGAAGCCCCTCCTTGTGTGCAACCAGTCAGAATGTATTATTGGTTGTCGCTGCTGTGGAGCCTCCATGTGTCCAGCGATGGACTGGCAGGACTGTGGCCAGAGGTTTTACTGCCCCTTCTGTGGGAAACTCACTGAAGGTAAGACTTGACAATAAGATGATGCGCATGCCCACAATGTAACTTGATCTATAGTTCAACAGTGTTTGAGTTAGAAAAGCCAGGTTCCAACAATGTTTATGTGCTGTTAAAGCATATGTAGATAAACGTACACAGACAGCAAAGTTATCATATTGCATTCATTACATTGTCTTGACGCCTCAGTGCCGTGGCAACACTACCAGCCGACCAAAGGGGTGAACGGGGATCGGGTCGATAAAGACAAACGACCTGAGCTCAGTATGGGATCATATGAAATACTCAACACACAGAAGGTTAATTTCATGTTTGCTATTTCAACATTATTAGATTCATTCATTTCCCAACACCTATAACTTAAACCAAAACTGGAAAAACTCTGGAATGTTTGAACATCTCTCAGGATGAACCTGCTGCACTGGTTCTAGCCATCGATGTGTCTGCCACAGCTTTAAGACAAGGACATCTAGAGTTTGtgacacaacaaatacacactctGCTTACGTCTataaacaggtaaacacacacacggcccttCAAAGTCGGCTCAGTAGCATCTATTAGTAAAAATGATGTGACAGTCGATGGGTTTCACTCGTTCATGCAGAGAGGATGGGGATGCCTCAGACATCCGTGTTGGGTTGATGACATACGACAGCAGGATCCACCTGTATGACCTCAGCCCCGTCCTGACTCGCCCACACATGCTAGTCATTACAGAGACAGAGgatctgcagcttcctgtgaggGAGGGGCTTCTGGTCTCCCTCAAAGAATGCATGGATGGTATCGACAGGTAACAGACATCTCTAATAATTTTTGTGTAGAGATTTCATGACTGTCTTTAATTCAGTCAGTTTATCATCTGTATGTTTAGTGTGTTGCAGTTAATTCCCCAGTTCAGCCCAGAAAGCGATGACCCGACAGGAGTTTCCATGGATCTACCTGTTAAAGCAGGGCTGGCTGTGTTACAGGTTGGTAACAAAGGCCCATCATTTGTGTTGCAAACAAAAAGGTCTTCATATGttgttgtaatttttttttttttttgcttgtagACTCTGAATTGTCCTGGCAAACTGCTGATCTTCCACACTGCTCCTCTGATTGAGATGGGACTCAAAAACACTTCCTCAGGGTTCTTTGGCTGCCACAAACCAAAGGTGCATAGCaaaatgcatgtgtgtctaGTCATACTGTACCAAGCTGCAGTTATAGTTGCACCAGTTCCCAACCCTTTGTTTTTCCCAGTCCATCTTTCAGCCGTCAGAGTTTGCCGTCTCACTGGCCAAGGAGTGCATCCATCAGGGCTGCGGCGTTCACCTGTTTGTCCTCTCCCAGCAAAACGTGGGGGGCGCGTGGCCGGGACACGTTCCATATCTAACAGGTGGAGCACTGCACAAGTACAGCCATTTACAGGTACGTCAGCAGCTTTTCTTCATATGAGTAACGTCTAATTCAAATCTGCCTTCAAGTGAAGTAAAGTTAACAAATTAACTAAACTAATTTAAGTATCACACAGTTTTTAGGCTCTGAATGCTGAGATTTTTGCCAACTAGGATCCAGAGTAGGACGTGATCTATTCAGTCGGCATCCTAGCACTGATTAAATTAGCAAGTGGTAATTGGTGGTTTTTAAAagtgccaaaagtttattttacCAAACTGGCTTCTCATCGGATTCTTGGAATTAATCTGAATAAACATTTGTCCTTAAATGTTGGAAGCAATAAAATCcaaaaaaagcttaaaatttTAAGCTGTTTGTGATTTACACTTTTTCCATTAAAGTCTTGATATGAGGATCAGGAGCACGCTGAGCACGTGTTTCGTTTTTATTCCTATTACAGGGAGAGCTGGACAGAGAGCGTTTCAGCACTGACCTAAAGACGATCGTAGAAACCGATACAGGCTTCAAGGCTGAGCTTCGGATATTTGTCAGCAAAGGTGAGACGTGTTTAGTGAGATTGTGCAGCGACAGACAGTTTTAACCTACAGTAAACAATGATTCCACTTCCTCTCAACAGATCTACGCGTGTCCGGCTCTTACGGACTATTTGTCCCCGGTCCTAGTCCCAGtcaggttgccatggcaaccctTGATGAACGGACAACAGTGGCGGTAGAGCTAGCACACAGCAGGGCTCTGGATGAGACGAGAGGTGCAGCCATACAGGTGTTTGATATCATGATCATACTGCAGCACCTATATCGTCTAACACGTGTGTCACTGTGTAACTCACATTCTTCtgtcttgtgtgtttcaggccGTCTTATCTTACACAACCCAGAATGGGGACATGAGGACCAGGGTTCACACTCTGACCCTGCGTTGCTCACGTCAGCTCCAGGACACGTTCAGGCTTTTTCAGGCTCAGACACTGCTTACCTTTTACTGCAAGAAGAGTAAGAGACTAACGCTGTAAACGTAATGTGTTACACATAACTAATAATCATCAGCAGCTCAAAGCCCAGGTGACAGTAGTTTAGTTATTCTAAAATGATTGTGATGTGGTTGTGCAGTGTACTGTTCAGTGTTGGAACGACCCCTGCAGGAactgagggaggagctgcagacggaCGTGACCGAGGCGCTGGCGTCGTACCGcaaacactgctgctctgcttctgtgtcaGCTGGACAGGTGAGCATTCAGAAACTTTCATTTTTATAGATATTTCTGTTCATTGTGTTGAGCCTAACCAGGGCATACAGTAGACAGAGCTTTATATTAAGTAttagatatttatttatattaatatttatttatttttatttttattttccttcttttaccatatgtgctctgtgtgtgtcctgtagcTAGTCCTTCCTCAGTACCTGCGAGCTCTTCCTGTTTACATCAACAGTCTGAGGAAGAGCGAGGTGCTGCTGCCGGGTCTCAGGAGCTCGGTCcaccagcggctgcagcagcgctgccagGTGCTCAGCATGGACACCTGCAGCACCACCACACACTTCTACcctcatctgctgcctctgGTAAGGCCAAGTAAAATAAAAGGCCTGAGTCATGATGTGTAGTCTTATACTATATATTCCCCCAACTACAGGCTACTATTAGGAGCACATTCTGAACATGATTTGCGACGTTTGTATATATCATGTTTCAATCCTCCAAAGAAAGGTTTTAGCTAAATGTTTGCTCATGTTTGCTCTTtgttctcctgcagccgctgtcgGCTGATGGCTCCAACCCTCCGAGCCCAGTGGACGTGCTGCGCTGCTGTAGTGCCTCCCTGGAGCCCAGAGGCCTGTATTTAGTCCATGCACCCCTCACCCTGCTGCTCTGGGTAGGCACCCAGGTTCCGATACGCACCCTGGTCGAGCTCTTCAACaccagctgcttctcctcactgCCCTCTGGAGAGGTAGGAGGTGCACGCAGAAGGACATGTTTCCCCAAGTGGAACATGTGCAgtttaagaaaaataataaatagtctAATACTTAAATCTACAAAAGGTATCTGAAGGCTTGTGTTCAGGTTGGggtgggtcagaggtcatcttGTTTCCACACTATTCAGCTtgggaggaaaacagctgctaGATGGACATTTGCAGGAGGTTGTTGCACTGTACCTGACAGACTCCATCATAGTCTAAAGCCTATAATCAGCTCTGTTGTCCTGAGGGTGTGTAGCTGCAGGCTGTTGCTGGACTAGGCCAACCCAAACAGCTCGTTGAAAGTATTGCATTTCTAAGTGGCTAGAAATTGGACTGTATCGCTgcactgtttgtctgtttctgattttgtctgtgtctgtgtgtttgctcagaccaAGCTGCCGATTCTGGACAACCCTCTGTCAGTCAAAATTCAATCCTTCATCAACACGCTGAACTCCAAGGCTCCCTGGGCTCGCAAGGTAGCTTTATTTAGCTACTGTCTATGTAAATAACATGGTTAATGAATGTCAGTGTGTTGACAGATAGCACAACTGCTAGTAGCTGCTGTTGAGACTGTCTTACTGTCTCAGCTGTGGGTGGTGAAGCAGGGTGACACCTGTGAGGAGGCC
Above is a window of Betta splendens chromosome 9, fBetSpl5.4, whole genome shotgun sequence DNA encoding:
- the si:dkey-13n15.2 gene encoding protein transport protein Sec24C isoform X2 yields the protein MMDVHRANQIHTRFQVTTSPPGPIYNPPPSFQLLSLGSASDQTPCYINPQSNQSSQRDRSTPHNIIYSHNADGSVQQIIPNAPVSSMIQPGRQGKNIPPCFLPSVNEGMQRCSPQQMPHYSPHSPHQAISAAFQPPFMHQMSLNGPQSPVQKQPPFGSSSFTPCGGEGSSHPLAVQLTTTGTISDFITNAAQERIITPQSPISESRYGLDPELLPSVVKVMEEDRAEWEGKVFVSEPFSRLPPLATTSCIIEDNGNASPFAIRSTCYCVPCEGQTALLSRLPMGALVTPLAKQNAGEKPLLVCNQSECIIGCRCCGASMCPAMDWQDCGQRFYCPFCGKLTEVPWQHYQPTKGVNGDRVDKDKRPELSMGSYEILNTQKDEPAALVLAIDVSATALRQGHLEFVTQQIHTLLTSINREDGDASDIRVGLMTYDSRIHLYDLSPVLTRPHMLVITETEDLQLPVREGLLVSLKECMDGIDSVLQLIPQFSPESDDPTGVSMDLPVKAGLAVLQTLNCPGKLLIFHTAPLIEMGLKNTSSGFFGCHKPKSIFQPSEFAVSLAKECIHQGCGVHLFVLSQQNVGGAWPGHVPYLTGGALHKYSHLQGELDRERFSTDLKTIVETDTGFKAELRIFVSKDLRVSGSYGLFVPGPSPSQVAMATLDERTTVAVELAHSRALDETRGAAIQAVLSYTTQNGDMRTRVHTLTLRCSRQLQDTFRLFQAQTLLTFYCKKMYCSVLERPLQELREELQTDVTEALASYRKHCCSASVSAGQLVLPQYLRALPVYINSLRKSEVLLPGLRSSVHQRLQQRCQVLSMDTCSTTTHFYPHLLPLPLSADGSNPPSPVDVLRCCSASLEPRGLYLVHAPLTLLLWVGTQVPIRTLVELFNTSCFSSLPSGETKLPILDNPLSVKIQSFINTLNSKAPWARKLWVVKQGDTCEEALQRHLVEDKSPNGGASYADFLYHLHVNSVRMLQ
- the si:dkey-13n15.2 gene encoding protein transport protein Sec24C isoform X1, which gives rise to MMDVHRANQIHTRFQVTTSPPGPIYNPPPSFQLLSLGSASDQTPCYINPQSNQSSQRDRSTPHNIIYSHNADGSVQQIIPNAPVSSMIQPGRQGKNIPPCFLPSVNEGMQRCSPQQMPHYSPHSPHQAISAAFQPPFMHQMSLNGPQSPVQKQPPFGSSSFTPCGGEGSSHPLAVQLTTTGTISDFITNAAQERIITPQSPISESRYGLDPELLPSVVKVMEEDRAEWEGKVFVSEPFSRLPPLATTSCIIEDNGNASPFAIRSTCYCVPCEGQTALLSRLPMGALVTPLAKQNAGEKPLLVCNQSECIIGCRCCGASMCPAMDWQDCGQRFYCPFCGKLTEVPWQHYQPTKGVNGDRVDKDKRPELSMGSYEILNTQKDEPAALVLAIDVSATALRQGHLEFVTQQIHTLLTSINREDGDASDIRVGLMTYDSRIHLYDLSPVLTRPHMLVITETEDLQLPVREGLLVSLKECMDGIDSVLQLIPQFSPESDDPTGVSMDLPVKAGLAVLQTLNCPGKLLIFHTAPLIEMGLKNTSSGFFGCHKPKSIFQPSEFAVSLAKECIHQGCGVHLFVLSQQNVGGAWPGHVPYLTGGALHKYSHLQGELDRERFSTDLKTIVETDTGFKAELRIFVSKDLRVSGSYGLFVPGPSPSQVAMATLDERTTVAVELAHSRALDETRGAAIQAVLSYTTQNGDMRTRVHTLTLRCSRQLQDTFRLFQAQTLLTFYCKKMYCSVLERPLQELREELQTDVTEALASYRKHCCSASVSAGQLVLPQYLRALPVYINSLRKSEVLLPGLRSSVHQRLQQRCQVLSMDTCSTTTHFYPHLLPLPLSADGSNPPSPVDVLRCCSASLEPRGLYLVHAPLTLLLWVGTQVPIRTLVELFNTSCFSSLPSGETKLPILDNPLSVKIQSFINTLNSKAPWARKIAQLLVAAVETVLLSQLWVVKQGDTCEEALQRHLVEDKSPNGGASYADFLYHLHVNSVRMLQ